One Thermococcus sp. DNA segment encodes these proteins:
- a CDS encoding valine--tRNA ligase: protein MLPKTYEPEKIEPKWQKFWLDEKIYKYELDEKRPSYAIDTPPPFTSGTLHLGHVLSHTWIDIIARYKRMTGYNVLFPQGFDNHGLPTELKVEKEFGISKDQPEKFLQKCVEWTWQAIEAMRNQFIRIGYSADWGLEYHTMDDWYRAAVQKSLLEFYEKGMLYRDKHPVYWCPRCRTSLAKAEVGYVEEDGYLYYIKLPLADGSGHVPIATTRPELMPACVAVFVHPDDERYKDVVGKKVKLSIFEREVPVIADEDVDPEFGTGAVYNCTYGDEQDVVWQKRYNLPVIIAINEDGTMNENAGPYAGLKAEEVRERIAEDLEKMGLLYDRKKVHHRVLRHTERSSCMAPIELLPKTQWFIRVKDFTDEIVKVAEEINWYPEDMFLRLKDWAESMDWDWVISRQRVFGTTLPFWVCKNGHVVPAREEDLPVDPRFDKPPVEKCPVCGAELEPVTDVLDCWIDSSITPLIITRWHEAMKGDEEAKRWFEHNFPTALRPQGTDIIRTWAFYTIFRTHVLTGEKPWNDVLINGMVAGPDGRKMSKSYGNVVAPDEVIPKYGADALRLWTALAPPGEDHPFKWETVDYNYRFLQKVWNIYRFAERHLVDFDPSSAPEELEPIDRWILSRLHRLIKFATEEMERYRFNLLTRELMTFVWHEVADDYIEMIKYRLYGDDEESKLKAKAALYELLYNVMLLLAPLAPHITEELYQEMFKRHVGAKSVHLLEWPKYNEGRISEEAERLGELAREIVGVMRRYKNSHGLALNAKLKHVAIYATEGYEALKAIEKDIAGTMNIERLEIIQGEPELEERIIEIKPNFRTVGPRYGKLVPKITSYLKENAEAVAKALKETGKVEFEVEGQTVELSKDDIVLRKAVFSEGEEVETAVVWDAVVVFF, encoded by the coding sequence ATGCTTCCCAAGACCTACGAGCCCGAGAAAATTGAACCGAAATGGCAGAAGTTCTGGCTTGATGAGAAAATCTACAAGTACGAGCTCGACGAGAAGAGGCCGAGCTACGCTATAGACACACCTCCCCCGTTCACGAGCGGAACGCTCCACCTCGGTCATGTTTTGAGCCACACCTGGATCGACATCATAGCGCGCTACAAGAGGATGACCGGCTACAACGTGCTCTTCCCTCAGGGCTTCGACAACCACGGCCTCCCGACCGAGCTCAAGGTGGAGAAGGAGTTCGGGATAAGTAAGGATCAGCCTGAGAAGTTCCTCCAGAAGTGCGTCGAGTGGACCTGGCAGGCCATCGAGGCGATGAGAAACCAGTTCATCAGGATAGGTTATTCCGCCGACTGGGGCCTGGAGTACCACACGATGGACGACTGGTACAGGGCTGCCGTTCAGAAGTCCCTCCTTGAGTTCTACGAGAAGGGCATGCTCTACCGCGACAAGCACCCTGTCTACTGGTGCCCGCGCTGCAGGACGAGCCTTGCCAAGGCCGAAGTCGGCTACGTCGAGGAGGACGGCTACCTCTACTACATCAAACTCCCCTTAGCTGACGGCTCCGGCCACGTCCCCATAGCCACCACAAGGCCCGAGCTGATGCCGGCTTGTGTCGCTGTGTTCGTTCACCCGGACGACGAGCGCTACAAAGACGTGGTAGGTAAGAAGGTAAAGCTCTCGATATTTGAGAGGGAAGTGCCGGTCATAGCCGATGAGGACGTTGACCCAGAATTCGGAACAGGTGCGGTCTACAACTGTACCTACGGTGACGAGCAGGACGTCGTCTGGCAGAAGCGCTACAACCTGCCGGTTATCATCGCCATCAACGAGGACGGCACGATGAACGAAAACGCCGGGCCCTACGCCGGCCTCAAGGCGGAAGAGGTGCGCGAGAGAATAGCGGAAGACCTCGAAAAGATGGGACTGCTCTACGACAGGAAGAAGGTCCACCACCGCGTGCTGAGGCACACCGAGAGGAGCTCCTGTATGGCGCCCATCGAGCTGCTCCCCAAGACCCAGTGGTTCATCAGGGTGAAGGACTTCACGGACGAGATAGTGAAGGTCGCGGAGGAGATCAACTGGTACCCCGAGGACATGTTCTTGAGGCTTAAGGACTGGGCCGAGAGCATGGACTGGGACTGGGTCATCAGCAGACAGAGGGTCTTTGGAACGACGCTCCCGTTCTGGGTCTGCAAGAACGGCCACGTGGTTCCGGCGAGGGAAGAAGACCTTCCGGTTGACCCGCGCTTTGATAAACCTCCGGTCGAGAAGTGCCCGGTCTGCGGTGCAGAGCTTGAGCCCGTAACTGACGTCCTCGACTGCTGGATTGACTCAAGCATAACCCCGCTCATCATAACCCGGTGGCACGAGGCCATGAAGGGCGACGAAGAGGCCAAGCGCTGGTTCGAGCACAACTTCCCAACGGCTCTAAGGCCGCAGGGAACGGACATCATAAGGACGTGGGCCTTCTACACAATATTCAGAACCCACGTGCTCACCGGCGAGAAACCTTGGAATGACGTCCTCATCAACGGAATGGTCGCCGGCCCGGACGGCAGGAAGATGAGCAAGAGCTACGGCAACGTCGTTGCACCGGACGAGGTCATACCGAAGTACGGCGCCGATGCGCTCCGCCTCTGGACCGCCCTCGCTCCGCCCGGAGAGGACCACCCGTTCAAGTGGGAGACCGTCGACTACAACTACAGGTTTTTGCAGAAGGTCTGGAACATCTACCGCTTCGCCGAGCGTCATCTGGTAGATTTTGACCCGAGCAGCGCTCCGGAGGAGCTTGAGCCGATCGACCGCTGGATACTCAGCAGACTTCACAGGCTGATAAAGTTCGCCACCGAGGAGATGGAGCGCTACCGCTTCAACCTGCTCACCAGAGAGCTGATGACCTTCGTCTGGCACGAGGTCGCTGATGACTACATCGAGATGATCAAGTACCGCCTCTACGGCGACGACGAGGAGAGCAAGCTGAAGGCGAAAGCGGCACTCTACGAGCTGCTCTACAACGTGATGCTCCTCCTCGCACCGTTAGCCCCGCACATAACCGAGGAGCTCTACCAGGAGATGTTCAAGAGGCACGTTGGTGCCAAGAGCGTGCACCTCCTTGAGTGGCCGAAGTACAACGAGGGCAGGATAAGCGAGGAGGCTGAGAGGCTCGGGGAGCTCGCCCGCGAGATAGTCGGTGTCATGAGGCGCTACAAGAACAGCCACGGCCTGGCTCTCAACGCCAAGCTCAAGCACGTGGCCATCTACGCCACCGAGGGCTATGAGGCCCTGAAGGCCATTGAGAAGGACATCGCAGGAACCATGAACATCGAGAGGCTGGAAATAATCCAGGGCGAGCCGGAACTTGAGGAGCGCATCATTGAGATAAAGCCCAACTTCAGGACTGTTGGACCGAGATACGGCAAGCTCGTGCCAAAGATCACCTCCTACCTCAAGGAGAACGCGGAAGCAGTTGCCAAGGCACTCAAGGAGACCGGAAAGGTTGAGTTTGAGGTTGAAGGCCAGACGGTCGAGCTGAGCAAGGATGACATCGTGCTCAGGAAGGCCGTGTTCAGCGAGGGCGAAGAGGTCGAGACGGCAGTCGTTTGGGATGCCGTTGTGGTGTTCTTCTGA
- a CDS encoding proton-conducting transporter membrane subunit gives MDAVFYLLLLPLIAVFVSIPSERLGRLLTPALAFATAALAASMLWGGYTTSTHSFYVDEYSLVTANIIAWVYLFASLASLYYTERVERPFFNLRYYWSLLSLFALSMLFTAVVANLGWMWIGLEATTIVSALLVITDGKRRNVEGAWRYMIIASAGLGIAFLSVVLAYSSAGTLDVRQLTFTSKEGILVSLLALIGFGTKVGLFPMHSWLPDAHGSAPSPVSAMLSGTLLPTALLVYYRIFSAAGINDAPARVTLLVGLSTIIVASILMASQRFVKRLLAYSSMDMMGVATTGIALSYYHPALLKLVFLLIAVHAFSKGALFISTGSIVRAYGSHEIGEITGLLNSTKLTGYSFVLSALSVTGTPPFGTFMAELGIVGVALSRSYWWGLLIGTGLLLSFLALNWHAARMAFGGAEKVEIPLGEEAIPFAMTLVALGISLYAWYITITGGLII, from the coding sequence ATGGATGCGGTGTTCTATCTCTTGCTACTCCCCCTCATAGCGGTGTTCGTTTCAATTCCCTCTGAGAGATTGGGGAGGCTTCTAACCCCTGCACTTGCCTTTGCAACCGCTGCACTGGCTGCTTCTATGCTGTGGGGCGGCTACACCACATCGACCCACAGCTTCTACGTCGATGAGTACTCGCTAGTCACGGCCAACATCATTGCGTGGGTCTACCTCTTCGCCTCGCTCGCCTCGCTCTACTACACGGAGCGCGTTGAGAGGCCGTTCTTTAACCTCCGCTACTACTGGAGCTTGCTCTCGCTCTTCGCCCTCAGCATGCTCTTCACTGCGGTGGTAGCGAACCTTGGCTGGATGTGGATCGGGCTTGAGGCAACCACTATAGTCAGCGCCCTCCTCGTAATAACCGACGGTAAGAGGCGGAACGTTGAGGGTGCGTGGCGCTACATGATAATCGCCTCCGCGGGACTTGGAATAGCCTTTCTGTCGGTCGTCCTTGCCTACAGCTCCGCCGGAACGCTCGACGTGAGGCAGCTGACCTTCACCTCAAAAGAGGGTATCCTCGTGTCCCTCCTTGCACTGATCGGCTTCGGCACAAAGGTCGGCCTGTTCCCCATGCACAGCTGGTTGCCAGACGCCCACGGGAGTGCACCGTCCCCCGTCAGCGCAATGCTCTCCGGAACGCTCCTTCCTACAGCTTTGCTGGTTTACTATAGAATTTTCAGCGCGGCAGGAATTAACGATGCTCCCGCTAGGGTAACACTCCTTGTTGGGCTCTCGACCATCATCGTTGCCTCAATCCTCATGGCCTCACAGCGCTTCGTGAAGAGGCTTCTGGCCTACTCCAGCATGGATATGATGGGCGTCGCGACCACGGGGATTGCACTGAGCTACTACCATCCGGCACTGCTTAAGCTTGTCTTTCTCCTCATAGCCGTCCACGCCTTTTCAAAGGGCGCACTCTTCATCTCAACGGGGAGCATTGTGAGGGCCTATGGAAGCCATGAAATCGGGGAAATAACCGGCCTGCTGAACTCCACCAAACTTACCGGGTATTCCTTTGTTCTTTCGGCACTTTCCGTAACCGGCACGCCTCCGTTTGGAACGTTCATGGCCGAGCTGGGGATCGTCGGTGTTGCCCTTTCGAGAAGTTACTGGTGGGGGCTCCTCATCGGAACCGGCCTGCTGCTGTCGTTTCTGGCCTTGAACTGGCATGCCGCAAGGATGGCGTTTGGGGGGGCTGAGAAAGTGGAGATCCCGTTGGGAGAGGAGGCAATACCCTTTGCGATGACCCTCGTGGCCCTTGGGATAAGCCTCTACGCATGGTATATCACCATCACAGGGGGTCTGATAATATG
- a CDS encoding NADH-quinone oxidoreductase subunit H codes for MNPEGRMIIGAVQVIVVLMLSPLMVGILKKIEARIESRKGISIFQPYYDLAKFFRKETLIPEGVGPFFIMAPFIAFGAMLTLPWMLPIVGNFPSWLAPTVDFFGGTFIFGLAAMVSILATERTGSYYTGIGSTRAINFGAFAEPVLIMVFFGVAILTGTNNPFLMNHRVTAGSWYLSPTHVLITAAFFMLLLFDTGKLPIEFHGSNELGMLDQGKGLEYTGPLYAINSWAGYMNSFILMAVFLNVFAVPWGLATSAGLVEVVKGIVALFVKMLGLILAFVVVEETLAKIRLFRIIDYLSASFLLAIMGVISFLLGGVVP; via the coding sequence TTGAACCCGGAAGGAAGGATGATAATAGGTGCAGTCCAGGTTATAGTAGTGCTCATGCTCTCTCCCCTGATGGTGGGGATACTGAAGAAAATCGAGGCAAGAATAGAGTCGAGGAAAGGAATAAGCATATTCCAGCCCTACTACGATTTAGCCAAATTCTTTAGAAAGGAGACTCTCATTCCTGAAGGCGTTGGGCCTTTCTTTATCATGGCTCCATTCATAGCGTTCGGGGCCATGCTGACCCTTCCCTGGATGCTTCCCATAGTCGGCAACTTTCCGAGCTGGCTTGCGCCGACGGTTGACTTCTTTGGCGGAACGTTCATCTTCGGCCTGGCCGCGATGGTATCAATCCTTGCGACCGAGAGAACAGGAAGCTACTACACGGGTATAGGGTCAACGAGGGCGATTAACTTTGGCGCCTTTGCCGAGCCCGTCCTGATAATGGTATTCTTCGGTGTTGCAATCCTAACGGGGACCAACAACCCGTTCCTTATGAACCACAGGGTAACCGCTGGGAGCTGGTACCTGTCACCAACCCACGTACTCATCACGGCGGCCTTCTTTATGCTCCTGCTCTTTGACACCGGGAAACTGCCCATCGAATTCCACGGGAGCAACGAACTCGGAATGCTCGACCAGGGAAAGGGCCTCGAGTACACCGGCCCGCTCTACGCCATCAACTCGTGGGCAGGCTACATGAATTCCTTCATACTGATGGCGGTCTTCCTCAACGTCTTCGCCGTCCCCTGGGGGCTGGCAACGAGCGCGGGTCTGGTCGAGGTCGTCAAGGGGATAGTGGCCCTCTTTGTCAAGATGCTCGGCCTTATACTGGCTTTCGTTGTCGTTGAGGAGACCCTGGCGAAGATAAGGCTCTTCCGCATAATCGACTATCTCTCGGCGAGCTTCCTCCTTGCCATAATGGGGGTCATCAGCTTCCTTCTTGGGGGTGTGGTTCCATGA